One window of Methylococcus sp. EFPC2 genomic DNA carries:
- a CDS encoding 4a-hydroxytetrahydrobiopterin dehydratase: MSGRDLKTYSDAEIEQRLKEELPHWYYENGWIRRKYKTAGWKATLMVVNTVGHLAETAWHHPDLTVSYAFVIVKLVTHAAKGVTDRDFLLAKKIEEVLGWDAATESAGIFEGTPDDPRFKYIKHDK, from the coding sequence ATGAGCGGTAGAGACCTCAAGACTTATAGCGATGCGGAAATCGAGCAACGGCTGAAGGAAGAACTGCCGCACTGGTATTACGAAAACGGCTGGATAAGGCGGAAATACAAGACCGCCGGATGGAAGGCCACGCTGATGGTGGTCAACACGGTGGGCCATCTCGCGGAAACCGCCTGGCACCATCCCGACCTGACCGTTTCCTACGCCTTCGTGATCGTGAAACTGGTCACCCACGCCGCCAAGGGCGTCACCGACCGGGACTTCCTATTGGCCAAAAAAATCGAAGAGGTCCTAGGCTGGGATGCCGCAACCGAAAGCGCCGGCATCTTCGAAGGCACGCCGGACGACCCGCGGTTCAAGTACATCAAGCACGATAAATAG